The proteins below come from a single Corylus avellana chromosome ca3, CavTom2PMs-1.0 genomic window:
- the LOC132175764 gene encoding protein TORNADO 2-like — MALSNNVIGAINFVAMLLSVPIIGAGIWLATEPDNSCVKILQWPVIILGVLILVVALAGFVGAFWRIPWLLIFYLVAMLVLIILLACLVVFVYMVTMRGSGHLEPSRAYLEYHLDDYSGWLRRRVQSSYKWERIRNCLSSTTMCAELSQSYRMAQDFFNAHITPLQSGCCKPPTQCGYTFVNPTYWISPINTAADMDCLQWSNEQTQLCYNCDSCKAGLLANLKKEWRRADIVLLITLVALISVYLIGCCAFRNAKTEDLFRKYKQGYT; from the exons ATGGCTCTAAGCAATAATGTCATCGGAGCCATCAACTTCGTGGCTATGCTCCTCTCAGTGCCGATCATAGGGGCCGGAATCTGGCTGGCCACAGAACCGGACAACTCTTGCGTCAAAATCTTACAATGGCCGGTCATCATACTTGGGGTGTTGATCTTGGTCGTGGCACTAGCAGGCTTTGTCGGAGCTTTTTGGCGGATCCCGTGGCTCCTTATTTTTTACCTGGTCGCCATGCTTGTTCTTATAATATTGCTTGCCTGTCTGGTGGTTTTCGTCTACATGGTCACCATGAGGGGGTCCGGCCACCTTGAGCCGAGCCGGGCTTACTTGGAATATCATCTTGATGACTATTCCGGCTGGCTCCGGCGGAGGGTTCAAAGTTCTTACAAGTGGGAGCGCATAAGGAACTGTCTTAGCTCAACAACTATGTGTGCTGAGCTGAGCCAGAGTTATCGCATGGCTCAGGATTTCTTTAATGCACATATTACCCCCTTGCAG TCGGGATGCTGTAAGCCACCGACCCAATGTGGGTACACATTCGTGAATCCAACCTACTGGATAAGTCCCATTAACACAGCAGCCGACATGGATTGCCTGCAATGGAGCAACGAGCAGACCCAACTTTGCTACAACTGTGATTCATGCAAAGCTGGATTATTGGCCAATCTGAAGAAGGAATGGAGAAGAGCAGATATTGTATTGCTCATTACTCTGGTTGCTTTGATTTCTGTATATTTGATAGGGTGTTGTGCATTCAGGAATGCTAAAACTGAAGACCTCTTTCGCAAATACAAGCAAGGTTACACGTGA